ACAGAACATCGCCGAATCCGTACTGGAgggaaaccttacaaatgtaacgaatgtggcaaggcctttaagtGGTCCTCAGCCCTTAATcaacatcaccgaatccatactggagagaaaccttaccagtGTAACAAATGTGGCAAAGCGTTTAACTGGCCGTCCGTACTTATTCAACATCACCGAACCCATACTGGAGCAAAACCTTACCaatgtgaagaatgtggcaaggcttATACCTACTCCTCAGGCCTTTccaaacatcacaaaatccatactgaagagaagccttaccaatgtcAAAAGTGTGGCAAGGATTTTAAGTCGTCCTCTGCCGTTAATCAACATCaccaaatccatactggagagaagccttaccaatgtcatgaatgtggcaaggcctttaactGGCCCTCAGAAATTAATCGACATCACCGaacccatactggagagaagccttaccaatgtaaggaatgtggaaagGTGTATAAGTCGTCCTCATCCCTTAATCAGCATCACcgaatccacactggagagaagccttaccaatgtaaagaatgtggcaaggcctttaagtCGTCCACAGTCCTTAATCAACAtctccgaatccatactggaaagaagccttaccaatgtaaagaatgtggcaagacctttacCTGCGCCTCAGGACTTTTTCAACATCACCGaacccatactggagagaaacctttccaatgtaacgaatgtggcaaggcctttaagtCGTCCGCAGCCCTTAATcaacatcaccgaatccatactggagagaaaccttatcaa
This region of Suricata suricatta isolate VVHF042 chromosome 6, meerkat_22Aug2017_6uvM2_HiC, whole genome shotgun sequence genomic DNA includes:
- the LOC115293906 gene encoding zinc finger protein 420-like produces the protein MLENYGHLLFLGLVVSKPDLVIFLEQQRDLWDMQRKMTVTIHTGKKGYICEECGKAFNWHSAPIQHQRVHTAENPYKCAECGKTFNYGSSVNGHRLIQHRRIRTGGKPYKCNECGKAFKWSSALNQHHRIHTGEKPYQCNKCGKAFNWPSVLIQHHRTHTGAKPYQCEECGKAYTYSSGLSKHHKIHTEEKPYQCQKCGKDFKSSSAVNQHHQIHTGEKPYQCHECGKAFNWPSEINRHHRTHTGEKPYQCKECGKVYKSSSSLNQHHRIHTGEKPYQCKECGKAFKSSTVLNQHLRIHTGKKPYQCKECGKTFTCASGLFQHHRTHTGEKPFQCNECGKAFKSSAALNQHHRIHTGEKPYQCNECGKAFNRPSGLFQHHRTHTGEKPYQCQECGKAFNWPSELNQHHRIHTGEKPYQCNECCKSFSMCSYLTKHQRIHTAEKP